CTCGGTGCCGAAGCGAAGGCGCTCCGGGCCTTCGGCAAGCGCGTAGGCAATAAGCACGTGGAGGCATTTCACACGCTCCGGCATGCCGCCGCCGGAGAAGTCGGTGCCCAAGTCATCGATAGCGTTGCGCTCAGCGAGGTAATGCTCGTGCGCGGCCTGGTAGTCGCGGCGCAAAGCCTCCCCTTCCTCAGTGTCGGCGTTGAGGCGGGATTCCATCCACTTCATCACTTGTGCGACCTCGAGGCGGGACGCCTCGGCGGTCAGGCGCGGATCGGTGAGGTAGTAGAGGGTGGGAAACGGGGTGCCGTCGTCAAGCTTTGGCGCCGTTCTCACTACCGCTGGCTGATCGTCGGGCGTGGTGTAGGCGATTTCCAGAACACCGCGCGGGGTGCGGCCGAGCTGCTCGGCAACGGTGGCCAGTTGTGCGTCAGTTGGAGGGGTGTGCATGCGGGCTATTCTCCCACATGCTCCTCCTCTACCGCTGCCGGC
Above is a genomic segment from Corynebacterium lujinxingii containing:
- a CDS encoding DUF501 domain-containing protein; translated protein: MHTPPTDAQLATVAEQLGRTPRGVLEIAYTTPDDQPAVVRTAPKLDDGTPFPTLYYLTDPRLTAEASRLEVAQVMKWMESRLNADTEEGEALRRDYQAAHEHYLAERNAIDDLGTDFSGGGMPERVKCLHVLIAYALAEGPERLRFGTEAVALAAEHANLRGTAIPADWPTLDDLGITLEEAGEGLV